In Erigeron canadensis isolate Cc75 chromosome 8, C_canadensis_v1, whole genome shotgun sequence, the DNA window AATCACTCCAAAGGCAGACCAAAGAAACGGAGGAAAACGCAGCTTCAGAAGAAGAAATGGTGGATACAGATgagaaaaatgatgatgttaaAGAGGAAGAGAAAGATGAGAAGGTTGAGACTGAGGTCGAACATATGAGTGCTGAGGGTGATGCCACATTTGATCCAGTTAATGAAGATAATAAGGAAACTGATCAAAATGAATCCATAGCAAAATCTTTACCTAAAGTTAGCAAGAATATGGAGGTAAACAATGAGGTTAAAGATGTGAATTCTGATGCTGATGTTGTATTTGATCCAGTTAAAGAAGCTGTCAAGGATAGTGATGCCAAAGAACCCCTTGCAAAACCTACACCCAAAGCTAACAAAAAAAGGAAAGCAGGTGTTACTGATAATGCTCCAAACAAGAAGCTACATGAGGAGGCTAAAATCTTGGCAGGTGATGGCATTAATGATACAGGTAATGGCAATCAAGATTCCAGCCTGAACCTAGAAGTCACTGAGAGTAAAGATTTAGGAGTTGCTGAAGTGGGTAAGGGAGGTAAGAAGACTTCAAAGCAGAAGAAAGATATTGATGCAAAATGTTCGGCACCTGCAAGTCCAGGAGCCAGGACCAGAAGCAAGAAGAGTGATGACATCATTGATAGTACTGGCAATGACAACAAGGATGCTACTCTAAAGTCTGAAGTGACTCTAAGCAAAGACTCGAGTGAATTGGAAAAGGCAAGCAAGAAGGCGTCAAAGCAGAAGAAAGATGTTGATGTGAAATGCTTGGCACCTGTGAGTCCTGGAGCCAGAACCAGAAGCAAGAAGGCTTTGTAGGAAGGGGGTCCATGACTTTGTATGACTGTTCACAATGAATGaaccattttattttctttttggcaGGTTGCAAATTGATTGTGGcaatttttgaaaaactatGCAATATTTAGGCCTGCTGACCTTATGTATTGTTTTGTATGCCGTTGATATTAGGCCATAGACATTGCTATTCGTATTTCGGTAACAAATGTGAAAGTCATGACTGTATATTAGTAGTTAAACTTATGGGATTTCCTTATCCTGAACCTTCACCTTGCATTGTTTTTGTTAGCCTTTTTGCTTTGCCGATAAACATCTGGAATTTTTCTCTCCTATAATTCGATTAGAGTTTTTAAGAGAACTGGATGTTTGTTTTCTGTTTGTATCCAGAGCTTTAAGtctcttaaaagttaaaacatcaTTTAAATCTCTTAAAATCATCCAATTCTCTAAGAGGTTTGCAAACCTTTATTTTTGTCTAAAAAGTTTGAAATTGTATTATCTAACTCACCTTTTTGATCTAAACAATCACCCTCAGTCCTCACCACCTGCGTCATCAAATTTTGTCGTCCACTGACCTTCTGCCACCGTCCACTGACCTACTGCCGTCATTGACCAACCTGTACTTCATGTGTTTATGGATGGAAGTAGAAAACTGACAATGAAAAACTTAACATGGTTTTTTTTCCCTAAGTTTATTCTAGAACCGAGTTGTAGATTTTGTGTGTATGAAAGTGAAAATATGGCTTGGTTTTTTGGCTGAGGTTTTTTGATAATATGGCCAAGTGGTCTTTGAAATAGAAAGTGGTGTCAAGTAGGTGGTTCTGCAAACAAGTGAACAATGTTAACTATCGCACTAACTGGAGCAAGTAGCTTGGTCAGAAAGTGAACTATGTCCATGACTATActgacaatttttttttgtcttacaTTTTAATCAGATACattctaaaaacaaaaacaacatgaaAACACTCAAAAATTTCATTTTGCTACATTATAAGgccataaaattaacatatgtCAGACACTATCAAACTTGATAATCCAAGGGGTTCCTTTGGCAGAATTCCATTGACAATTTTACAATTAGACAAATATCCAGATGGGGAAACATGCCCACACTGTCTTAGCTTCAACTACTAGATTTTCGTATGTAGGTTGTAGCAAACATAAATAACGAAGAATTAGACCAAGAACAAATTTTACCTATAATACAGCAAACCTATTTAATTCTATAGCTCAAAAACGTCCACAGTATTTTCTTGTTACAATTTTGTAACTATTGTGAGAATGTGAGGATATACAAGCATATGTACCAATATCAGAACTTTTGTTGTTCGAGTTTCTGTATCAACGCTGCCTTTTCTTCTTCAGGTAGAGCATTGAACGTAAACACAGATTTGTCTCCAATATCATCCTGGACAGACATATCAGTTCAATCAGACATACAACTCTTTTATCATCACTGTTAtgattattgattttatattaCATCTATCATGTTCATGTAGAATTACTTGTGTCTCGGTGGTGGAATTTACCTTGATAGGCTGAGTAAACTTTCTTGCTGCAAATATCGTGAAGAGTGCCATCCACACTCCAAGTAGAGTTCCTTTCACTCCATCATCCATTAAACCACTCTGGTCCACAATAAAGAAACCATTCTACTTATATATTCTCTTAATAATCATCAATTCTTGCTAAGCAAAAACTCAAATCTTGTTACTTTGAATATTAACATTATGAAGAATCATCCAATCCTAAAAATATCAAAGTTCCATACAACATTGTGCATGCACATTCCTAAATCAGTAAATCCTAATTAACATCAAAAGACCAAATTTATGTACCAGGTGCCCAAGAAGAACCGAAGGAATGATAAACGTTAAAATACCAGCTTCCAGCTTGCCATAACAAAGTCCTGTTTTGACATCATCcaccaacaaaatcaaacaatttgacACAAAATTACCTCAATCATCACAATAAGAAAAAGGAACACTACCTTCTTTAAACACAAGACCAGTTAACGCTGCAAACAACGGGCCAACAAACCAAACAGCTACCGGATTATCAACAACATACTGCACCAAACTCTGATCAGCTGGTTGAGCCAGACATACTTTTGTAGCAAATGATCCAACAACTCCAAGAAACCATAATGCTTGAAGTGTCCTTTTAATCTCAGTTACATAAATATGTATCAAAACCAATGACAACCCTAATCCAGTAGCTCCAAACACGTAAAGTATATCAATATTTTGCTTCAAAAATTCAGTCAAGAAAAAGTCATCAGGCAAGAAAGCAGTTGATGATGCAACAACAAATGATGCTGCAGCTGTTACTAATCCAGACCTGTATGAAATCACCTGCAATATCAATAAGTATGATCACACACAATATACACATTTGAGTCAAATACTCACCCTCCAAGGCTAACCTGAAcacatttatatctatatgtatgtatcttaAGCCAggaaaaagattaaattttgTGTTGGGTATTTCTAAAACAACATAAAGATTCAGCCCaccaaataaaaatcaaatcttgACCAGTATAATGAAAATGTTCAAGTTCTGCAACTGAATATACCTCACGGATATCGGCTGTATCGACGGACCAGGGACCGTAAACCCCTTGATAAACTGTGGGTGGTTCCAGTAAACTATCATCTCCAGCAGCCTGACACTTGATCCCAAATGAAGTTGCTCTGTGTTTATGGGTTTGGGATGAGATAGAAAGCCTAAAAATATTGTTTCTGTAGTAATTGGAAGTTGGTTTTTGATAGCTAAAAGGAGAAAGTTTGGAATTAGGGAAACAAGTAgaagataatgatgatgaacAGACAGTAACCATAGCCATTGTTTGGGGGTTTAAGTTTGGGTGGACACTACTGTTATAGTTAGTTGCAAAAATTACCCAATTGTATCAAATTTTTTTCcaaatcgttttttttttagggaTGTCGCAATATACTTGCCATAAAGTATTCTAaatgatttttagaaaattattGAAAACCTTTATTTTTATGTCTATATAATATCTTATTACTTGTTATATTTGGGTAATTAGGATTTCATGAGCCTTGTGTCATTTTTCATCTCACACTTACGTTCTTTTCTCATCTCATTTAGGAGATGGTGTAGCAAATGGTATCACGTGATATCATGTTTCTATTTCTCCCCATTCCTTccacttagaaaaaaaaagtcttttgtTTCCTATAACATTTCATACCACCACATCACGCGATGCGACACATCAACGTCACCTTAACAACATACATAGCACCTAATAACCACATTATATCcgtaataataaaaacatactatattaaaaatattttttttaaaaaaaaagagcgACTTAACCTCACCGTGAACTCATTCAATTTGTAACTTCCACACCAAATTCACTTTGAAGGTGTAATGATATCACACCATGTCGTCAAGCTCATAACTTCCACCGTGTCCACACCATACCCAATTACAAATGTTCCAAGTCTTAAGTCATAAATCATAAAggagaaaaatatattatatactaaaatTCCCGAGGTAGATATTATTTTAAGCCTAAGAAAAAATTGATGATATTTTTTGTTTCCTCACAACATCTTcgaaataacattttattttaagcGTAAAGAAAACTTCCTATAATATATCATCATtcatatttgtgttttttagtCCAGTAAACTTCGTAGTAGCACTACAAATTTCAAAGTTtcctcaaaaagaaaaaagagctTTTATTTGATGTCCAACAATGGTTGGAATCTACTCATAATTGCAATGAGGACATATTCATATATCTCTGTAAATGATAAACGATAGTCCCGTTTGAAGATTGGAACTTTAATGATTGAGTCGGCCATTTTGGGAGTATGATCATAATAAGTTTCTTCAATATTGGCTGATATCGAACAACGTCAAAAGAGGCTATCTATGGGTATATTCGTTATAACTATCTCGAATAATAATATATGCTAGAAGAGACTTAAAAAATATCTATTGACCTAAACATGTAGCCCCATTGTTccaccatatatatatcttttaacttttgtaaaAATACGTGTGTGGAATTGAGCATTTTTAccttttgtaaataaatataagagaATGCTCAAGttattataaaaagttttttcatCAAAGAATAATTCCAATGGTTAAACCTCAAAAAaagtcttttaattatttttaaatatgaaatagtgaagagagagagagagtgtgtcatgttcttgtaatcatttaaacttttttatgctgtgttcttgagttttttgttGAAGAGAAATGAAGAGAATATGaaggatttttaaaatattcgtgttcttgagttttattaaagagaaaagaaaagaaaggagttGGAAGGAGAAATTAATACACTTTGGTTATAATTTTTTCCTtccacttttgggatgatttggaaggaaggaaAATTCACTCCTTCTCTTCCATTCACCTCTCTTCTCTTTTTTCcccttcctttaaaaaaaaaactcaagaacatagcatTAGGCTAGTGGGAAAAAGTTTTTCATTTCAATGGCATAAAACTTTTGCAAAAAGCTTTTTCAAATAGtaaaaagatttataaaaaactttACAAAAACTCCATTGGAGATGCCCTAAATAAGAACGGGTCAGATATAAATAAGTGAAATTATATCCGTAATCGATTTATTATGTATCTTCCATATATGTTTACTTTCACTCCATCCATCTATGCTCCCTTATAATACaaattaagtattttatttttagaatctcttaatctcttaaaacatttatagcATACATCTTTTATTTACTAAATTACCTTCATTAAATCCttaaataacataattattttacatcaattatctattttACTCGCCGTCGTTGCCACTACAagtcgccaccgccaccaccgacACATCGTCGCCCACACCaccacattgcgcgggtattcctctaatctatctatatctatataattgtTGGAGTAATAGTTTATcattaataaaaattcaaatcagGTATTCGTTGATTAAACTCTTACGACGTGTACTCTAAAAAGGGTACACTTATAATTATAGGGGTACACTTATAATTATAGATGACAACGGATCGGGTTGAGCACTTAGCACATTTGCATCTATTTAATCTCAAATTGTTTATCCATATCAACATCCATGATTTGAGATACATAATGGATATgtgttattagtattattacATATCAAAGAAAACGATCACAAGGCTTCAACGTTTATATTAAATTGATACATAGTCGTGATATAGACACAACATAACGCTAaacttgtttttaaatgatcaaaagttcaaaactttGGTGATTGAAAAACTAATACTACCATCATTTCGAAACAATACGTATATAAACTCAACAAGGAATTACCCGCTCCtaaatctgtatctatatctagtATATTTCAAAGTTGAGATTTCTTGTAAAGATGTTCGGATTTTAACCATTAAACTACTTTAGAAATAGTCACCTTGTATATTTAAATGTGTATATCTATCTTAAGATTGATTTTGGTGACAAGTAATGAGTAATCTATAATTTTGTAGATCTGAATCAATCATCCCCAATATATGACCGTGATAAGTCAATTAAGATAAACTGCTTGAAATTACTAGAAAATCAAGATCTTTCTACCAcaacttaaaaatatatgttagaaatgTTGAATGTTCTTTCGTTAGTTTGTTTCATTTACCCACTACCCTAGTATTTTCTTGTCTATCCAACCATATATGTTTTCTATGGAATGTAACCAAAATATATTTTCCATCTTACCTTGGTTCTTTCCTTTCAATAGAGACGATATATCTACCTTTGCTTTGATACATAGATAAATCACATTATTGTATTGTTGGTTTACATTAGACggatagtctcaaaatatattaattaaagcttgaaaaaattagaattcaattttattaaatagataatgtaaaaaaatagAATACGTAAAAATCTAACACAAAACGATTCAAAGTATGAACTATTCAAAGTAAACGACATATTTGAAGATTAAATTGTCACAGCTTTTGAAGAACTTCTTTGTAAACGACGTTGATTGTACGATTGGTTGGACGTCCATTTTCATAACAAATAGATTAGCCAAGTCAtataaactcaattaaaacgaaacatacgaaaattaacttcatatatatgttgattcCAGTGTACCCCTTTTTTTCCAACTATTTAGATTAGCCAAGTCAtataaaactcaattaaaacgAAAACTAAAAACGAAACGtacgaaaattaacttcatatatatattgattctagtttaccctttttttcaaactttagttaaatacaAATTGACAGTTTCATATATtctataaaagtgtaaacaatataatttgaaaaaatacataccaattcatcaacaaagaccatctcgaacgttttgattttcttcgggttgttccactccggaacagtccatacatgcacaacacggaggcgtagatgatggttaacatgtgttggtttaagctcttcaagatgaactaatgtggttttattttttgttgttaacgaacctataatggacaacaaactaagtTAAAATTAGtaatagtaacaataataattattaatatgaagaaatctttatataaattatatgaacaAAAAGTCGGATGTAACTTATAAGTTGAAGAAAAAAGCATAAAAAGACTCAAGTTCATAATATTGATTAATATGAAATTATAATATGTATTAAAGAAACCATGGTAGTCCAACCTATAAAGTCGAACTTCCatataaacttacaaaaaaCCATACCAATACTCAAgtttataataatgattatgAAATTATAATATGAATTAGAAAAACCATGGTAGTCCAACTTACCTTGATAGAAGAACAATAGTTGAATGCTTTTTTCTTCTGAACGAAAAAAAATTAGAACGTAAATTTCTTTTTGTGCGATAGCTATTTGGGGTTTTTTgggtttatatgtatttatagatatagataaaaataataaagtttttttaattaaaaataataaaaggggTCGGTCATATATAGATAatagattaaatatattaaaaaaaatagaggattaatgagAAGAGAGTATTAGGCTCAAAGAGGAAGATTATGGGTGCCAAGTttaccccaaccccctcttttagttatattatagataaacaaaaaatagtacgagtaatatattCCTTCCTTAAAAACCTTTCATGTACAAAAATAAATTGCTATATTGCATATGAAAATGAGAATATTCTTTCCACGTAAATCTTTCCAAAACTgctcttaaatgaaaactctcTATATATCGATAAGAAATCTAATTAAAATACAATACAATtagtattataaataaataaaaataatagattTATATTTACTAAAAATCATCGTGTACCATGAAAATTAttgtgcatcaatatatatacttgtgctttgtgaatcttcgtgcatcaaatttatcacgatctaaaggtcaagatcctATCCtatttatattactttaatacttgttttatagtAACCATATTAATATATCATGGTTttataacatataaaatataagaaaatgctAACTCCAATTATCGGGCGAAAGAGTTATTTGGCGTGAACTCAGTTAAGAAGGTGTTTGAGATtgcgttataaagtgattatctgctaacgtttgtaaaacgcaaataatctaaataaGTGTTTGTATGGAAAAATGATTTTTGGCTAttaaaacgcagttttgaaaacgcataatctattttgaaaacgcaaattttgttttgtaattgcaataccaaacaccccctaagccAACATAGGCTAGCCCCATCTGCACCtgtaaaaaaaattagcaaCTTAACGTGTAtaataaattgtatattttcatatcaaaaagtattttttttagttttatgataaaatcataaaagtataactattttattaaatgttttacacAGCTTACCTTATTTAATGAAATTGtatctttcatatcaaaattcaCATTTAATTTTATggtatttatataattatttaattcattttaattatagttcttatgttttatttaacaaaacctTTATTATACTATACTATTACCCACTATATATCTCTTCTTTTTATTCACCAACAAATCtataaaaactttaataaaacTATTGACAACATTCACATcctttaattattaaaatatttatattaccctattttaaatcaattatttttacattaataatcatattgttattatcatcattaccaTCACCACTGCGAGCGTGTTTTATGTATTAATAATGTGACTAGTTATCCTAATCCTAGTAATCATAGAGTGTCCTCttataatcaaaacaaaacGGCCCCTAAAAATTcgaataatatataacacagaACTTTAGAAGACAAAATTATAGAGACATATTCCCGGTAACTACGCAAAAGGCAACCAACCAATTTCTTCTATTTTTCAATTGCCGCCGTCTGCATCTCCACCGCCGAGCGGCAAAAATAAAACCCCCTCCCTCCTAAAATTCCGACCGACTTTATTCAATAATAATTTATGGCGGCGACCCTGCTCTTCATCTCCTTCTCAGGTATTCATCATTCATTCAATTTATATATTCTtcatagttttaaaattttcaatttaatcTATTATTTATGTAAACATCTGCGTAATAGTCAAACTGTAATTGTGAATTTAGTTTATTATCATTTAGCTGTTTAAAATTCtggttttgttataaaattgggttttttttttttttttagcataaGGTTGGTTATATTATATCTGAGGAGATGGAAGAGCCAGGGCAACTTAAAAGGGCTTTTATTGATGCTACGGCTGGTTCGATTTCGGGTGCAATTTCTCGGACTATTACGTCCCCCTTAGATGTTATTAAAATTCGCTTTCAGGTGATAATTTCTTCACTTGTTGTTTTTATACATTAGCATTGTTTTAGGGAATAAATTTCGATACTTTATCACTGTCTTTGTATTGTTGTAATGCGAATATGAATCTTGTTCACAGTGGTTATAGTAAAGTTCCTAACTTTGGGATACCAATCGACATATTGAATGGTTAATGCCGGTTTATTATTGTGTGTTTTgtgattaaaatatataattacggTTGTGCATACTTGGTGAGATTATTAGACAAAGTTTAAGCGACTTAGTAGCAAGACACTTGGTAGGGCAAGCAATATGTTGCTTCAAAATCGAAGTGTGTTTGATGTGGGCTTATGgctttatgtgtttgtttggacttttatttgtcttttttgGAGGCCTTCCGTAAAGGAAATGGGTGCCTGTTATTTTGTTTACTAAATTAGAGTTTTACATGTGGTTGGGTTGATGATAAAGGGGTATTCTTGCTGCTTTGTATATGAAAGGAGTTTCAATCTGTTTAGTTACAAATTTTGTAATGCAATTATGCAGAGGTTCCTTGATTTCATTACATTAAGGCATTAAGCTTAGAAGTATTGATGCGTAGTGGCAATCGCTGGATGCTCAAAATATAGTGCATGAGGCCGGTTAAGTTTAATAAAAGATTGAAAGAAAACTGTTTTAAGTTATCTTTGGTAATGATGGATTTGAGGTTTCAACTGTATCACACATTTTCTGGTTGTTCTTATCATCAGCGACTAATATTTAGCATTATCTACGTTGATGGTTGCTTTTTGCACTTCATTAAAATGTGTAATTGTTTATGTATGCtaattttggttgtttgttaAACGTGTAGTTATAGCCAGGATTAAATAATTGTTTGTTATATTTTCAGGTTCAACTGGAACCCACTACTTCGTTTGCTTTGCTTAGCAAAAATTTATATGGGACCTCAAAGTATACTGGAATGGTTCAAGCATCCAAAGATATCTTTAGAGAAGAAGGCCTTTCTGTATGTTTCTATCAAGTACTTTGAATTGAAATAGTCTGGTTTCACTTGAGTTTTTAGAAAGTAATCGCCAGTGTGCATATCATTTAGTTTGATGGGGCTAGTTGGTCATGattttttagtgtttttttttatgccAGAGTTATATACGATACATTGAGAACCTTTTTTCTGCTACTAATTTCATGCTCTATTTCACAATTGATGGGAGCACTTCATATTTCTAGGTTTGTTTCGGGTTTGCTGCTTCTCTTTTAGAGTTGAAAATTTGCACTTTTAGGACACGCATCATCTCTTTGAACCCTAATATACAGTGATCTTTGAAATTCATACTTCTCCTATATTGGTTTAAGGTTCCAATTATACTTGTTGGCTTTGTATTTTTAGGTCAGGATGTGTCTGTCAACTTATTCGTTATCAGCTAAATTAGTCAACATCCAGTTATACTAATCAACATATATGCATCTATACTCGAAGTACATTCTTCCTTGACCTTGCTTAACATAGTTATTTTCCCATATCAGGGGTTTTGGCGTGGTAATGTCCCAGCTCTTCTCATGGTCATGCCATACACTGCTATACAGTTTATGGTGCTGCATAAAGTGAAGACTTATGCCTCTGGCTCTTCCAAGGCGGGTATGTTGAATATGAACCTCCATAATAAGACTATAAGAGAATCTTTGTTGGTTTGTAATTGTATGAGATATGACTCTTGCTTTAGGATATAGAGTTTCATTTGTTTCATCTATTTGCTGGACAGTATTAGATTTTCTTATAAATGCATCTGGATCATTATTGTATTATCTTGTCTTTTAGTTACTGTATTCTATTACAGCTCTCAAACATGGATTTTTCTGATTTGCAGAAGATCACATTCATTTAAGTCCATACTTGTCCTTCATGAGTGGTGCACTGGCTGGGTGTGCTGCTACAGTTGGGTCCTACCCCTTTGATCTACTACGAACTATATTAGCTTCGCAAGGCGAGCCAAAGGTATGCTCATTGTAACATAGGAATTTTATTGCATCTACTTGTTGCAGTCCAAAGTTCAAAGCTGCATATGCCTTGTTTTGTCTCTTTGGACCTATTGTACATGCTAAAGGTGCAAGCTATAGAGGGCGGTACTATTTGAGATTCTGCATATGCGATATAAAGGGGCTTAATGGGTATATTATTACATGTATGTTGTAGTGATATGACATCTATAAGGTTCCTGTTGCTTTGATTGTTTCACTGGTTAGCAATACAAATGTTCATGTTCCGTGAGCATGGTTATGGTGCAGGTGCATTAACATTGATTATGTAGATCAAGCGTGGTATGATTTCTCAACTCTAAGGAACTCAAATGGAGTAATTTAGGTCCTGAATAATATATCTTCGTACATTATAAAAAGTCAACGAAGCAATTGGTGGTTCATAAAACCTTAGTCATTAGTCAAACTCTTATTACTGGTTCCTAACACCTTATCTATGTCAATGCTATCATCTGTCCTTCATCTGTGGTTCGTCATGTGTTTAAGACTTCCTCCATGTGTTCTGTTTCCCACGAATCTTGGACCATATAATAAATGATCTAATATTATTCAAAAAAGGTTTAGCTGTCACAGTGCCTTCTAATTTTTCTCTctaaatatatcttttatttatgtagatatatcCGAATATGAGGTCTGCATTTGTTGACATTATGAACACCCGTGGTTTCCGTGGGTTGTATGCTGGATTGACACCTACCCTTGTTGAGATTATTCCTTATGCTGGCTTGCAGTTTGGTACTTATGACACCTTTAAACGTTGGACCATG includes these proteins:
- the LOC122578760 gene encoding uncharacterized protein LOC122578760, producing MAMVTVCSSSLSSTCFPNSKLSPFSYQKPTSNYYRNNIFRLSISSQTHKHRATSFGIKCQAAGDDSLLEPPTVYQGVYGPWSVDTADIREVISYRSGLVTAAASFVVASSTAFLPDDFFLTEFLKQNIDILYVFGATGLGLSLVLIHIYVTEIKRTLQALWFLGVVGSFATKVCLAQPADQSLVQYVVDNPVAVWFVGPLFAALTGLVFKEGLCYGKLEAGILTFIIPSVLLGHLSGLMDDGVKGTLLGVWMALFTIFAARKFTQPIKDDIGDKSVFTFNALPEEEKAALIQKLEQQKF
- the LOC122578611 gene encoding mitochondrial thiamine diphosphate carrier 2-like, which translates into the protein MEEPGQLKRAFIDATAGSISGAISRTITSPLDVIKIRFQVQLEPTTSFALLSKNLYGTSKYTGMVQASKDIFREEGLSGFWRGNVPALLMVMPYTAIQFMVLHKVKTYASGSSKAEDHIHLSPYLSFMSGALAGCAATVGSYPFDLLRTILASQGEPKIYPNMRSAFVDIMNTRGFRGLYAGLTPTLVEIIPYAGLQFGTYDTFKRWTMAWNARLSLDPTPSEESLSSFQLFLCGIAAGSCAKAVCHPLDVVKKRFQIEGLQRHPRYGARVETHAYRNMYDALRRIMQKEGWAGLYKGIVPSIVKAAPAGAVTFVAYEYTSDWVESVLT